A window of Belonocnema kinseyi isolate 2016_QV_RU_SX_M_011 chromosome 9, B_treatae_v1, whole genome shotgun sequence contains these coding sequences:
- the LOC117179591 gene encoding protein UBASH3A homolog isoform X2 codes for MATLPPRKNPTPTKISKEHLTPLQILLQLGFPKHRAEKALAATGHRSVQLASDWLLAHVRDPTLNSDEQREYVLYACPTGQFAERLAKFWADSKELGWNGAHNFMPHMTLISYFKASDESAEKMANALETLIDRNECPEYIDLETYISPNFMGLFVEDKHSEWLKSLAVQYCKKLSNLGITVEPHTKAPLHLSLAYQFSSTHFQHLRSMVEKLGSNTAVNWELRLYSRDSRLRNMHVHTVLHTHVPRQHDELELRPGDYIYLPEGACNASIDGWVEGISWLTGTSGYLPLNHTKRSADSDAWTLHATVAIIDNRIELVEQEMPKSRRPPILSSTESLDTPDGIAPDNEPMEASEPPSTFSRQIFICRHGERVDFTFGAWIPYCFETNGSYIRRDLNMPKEIPQRNIQDFQNDCPLTTLGEMQASLVGEAMKSAKVKIDVAFASPSLRCIQTLSKILKGLGSDVPIKIEPGLIEWLAWYPNGTPTWMSPDELVKAGFNIDTSYVPVVKRENLPAKENAAQYYERSFALMKDIIQSTVGNILIVAHAASLAACTRQLVGGRVPPAAEVTRLVQRVPYLACLTARETFDGWQLHPPPFPPVTHTSNSRFDWKILM; via the exons ATGGCGACTTTACCGCCGAGAAAGAATCCAACTCCTACAAAAATATCCAAAGAACACCTCACACCTTTGCAGATTTTACTGCAATTGGGATTTCCGAAACATAGAGC aGAAAAGGCATTAGCAGCTACAGGACATCGCAGTGTTCAACTCGCTTCAGATTGGCTTCTCGCACACGTTCGAGATCCAACCTTGAATTCTGATGAACAAAGAGAATATGTTTTATACGCGTGTCCAACTGGACAATTTGCTGAAAGGCTCGCTAAATTTTGGGCAGACAGTAAAGAACTTGGATGGAATGGAGCTCACAATTTCATGCCGCATATGACTCTCATCTCCTATTTCAAG GCTTCGGACGAGTCGGCAGAGAAAATGGCCAACGCATTAGAGACTTTAATCGATCGCAACGAATGCCCCGAATACATTGACCTGGAGACTTACATATCGCCTAATTTCATGGGCTTGTTTGTCGAAGATAAGCACTCAGAATGGTTGAAATCCCTAGccgtccaatattgcaaaaaactATCAAACCTGGGAATCACAGTCGAGCCCCACACGAAAGCTCCCTTGCATCTTTCCCTCGCATATCAATTTTCCAGCACACATTTCCAGCATTTGCGTTCAATGGTTGAAAAACTGGGATCAAATACCGCCGTCAACTGGGAACTGAGATTATACTCCAGGGATTCCCGATTGCGAAATATGCACGTGCACACAGTATTACACACGCACGTTCCTCGCCAGCATGATGAATTAGAATTGAGACCAGGAGACTATATTTATTTGCCAGAAGGTGCTTGTAATGCTTCAATCGATGGATGGGTTGAAGGTATATCGTGGTTGACTGGAACTTCCGGCTATTTGCCACTAAATCACACAAAAAGATCTGCTGATTCCGATGCCTGGACTTTACATGCCACTGTTGCGATTATTGACAATCGGATAGAGTTGGTTGAACAGGAGATGCCGAAAAGCAGGAGGCCGCCGATTTTATCGAGCACTGAGTCTTTGGACACTCCGGATGGAATTGCGCCTGATAATGAACCG ATGGAGGCTTCAGAACCACCATCAACTTTCTCCCGGCAAATTTTCATCTGTCGACATGGGGAACGCGTGGACTTTACATTCGGCGCCTGGATTCCCTACTGCTTCGAAACCAACGGTTCATACATTCGCAGAGACCTAAACATGCCGAAAGAGATACCTCAAAGAAACATCCAGGACTTCCAGAACGACTGTCCTCTGACAACCTTAGGAGAAATGCAGGCAAGTCTCGTCGGCGAAGCCATGAAATCTGCCAAAGTCAAAATCGACGTCGCCTTTGCTTCTCCATCTCTCCGCTGTATTCAAACtctctcgaaaattttgaaaggacTCGGTTCTGATGTTCCTATCAAAATCGAACCAGGCCTTATTGAATGGCTCGCTTGGTACCCGAACGGAACTCCCACCTGGATGTCTCCTGACGAATTGGTCAAGGCTGGTTTTAACATAGACACAAGCTACGTTCCTGTTGTGAAGAGAGAAAATCTTCCAGCGAAGGAAAATGCTGCCCAGTATTACGAGAGGAGTTTTGCTTTGATGAAGGACATCATCCAAAGTACGGTAGGGAATATTTTGATAGTCGCTCACGCTGCTTCTTTGGCAGCTTGCACTAGACAATTGGTTGGAGGAAGAGTGCCTCCAGCTGCGGAAGTTACAAGATTGGTGCAGAGAGTTCCATATCTGGCTTGTTTAACTGCTCGAGAAACTTTTGACGGTTGGCAGCTGCATCCACCACCTTTTCCTCCAGTTACTCATACCAGTAATAGTAGATTTGATTGGAAGATTTTAATGTAG
- the LOC117179591 gene encoding protein UBASH3A homolog isoform X1: MATLPPRKNPTPTKISKEHLTPLQILLQLGFPKHRAEKALAATGHRSVQLASDWLLAHVRDPTLNSDEQREYVLYACPTGQFAERLAKFWADSKELGWNGAHNFMPHMTLISYFKNINNFQASDESAEKMANALETLIDRNECPEYIDLETYISPNFMGLFVEDKHSEWLKSLAVQYCKKLSNLGITVEPHTKAPLHLSLAYQFSSTHFQHLRSMVEKLGSNTAVNWELRLYSRDSRLRNMHVHTVLHTHVPRQHDELELRPGDYIYLPEGACNASIDGWVEGISWLTGTSGYLPLNHTKRSADSDAWTLHATVAIIDNRIELVEQEMPKSRRPPILSSTESLDTPDGIAPDNEPMEASEPPSTFSRQIFICRHGERVDFTFGAWIPYCFETNGSYIRRDLNMPKEIPQRNIQDFQNDCPLTTLGEMQASLVGEAMKSAKVKIDVAFASPSLRCIQTLSKILKGLGSDVPIKIEPGLIEWLAWYPNGTPTWMSPDELVKAGFNIDTSYVPVVKRENLPAKENAAQYYERSFALMKDIIQSTVGNILIVAHAASLAACTRQLVGGRVPPAAEVTRLVQRVPYLACLTARETFDGWQLHPPPFPPVTHTSNSRFDWKILM, from the exons ATGGCGACTTTACCGCCGAGAAAGAATCCAACTCCTACAAAAATATCCAAAGAACACCTCACACCTTTGCAGATTTTACTGCAATTGGGATTTCCGAAACATAGAGC aGAAAAGGCATTAGCAGCTACAGGACATCGCAGTGTTCAACTCGCTTCAGATTGGCTTCTCGCACACGTTCGAGATCCAACCTTGAATTCTGATGAACAAAGAGAATATGTTTTATACGCGTGTCCAACTGGACAATTTGCTGAAAGGCTCGCTAAATTTTGGGCAGACAGTAAAGAACTTGGATGGAATGGAGCTCACAATTTCATGCCGCATATGACTCTCATCTCCTATTTCAAG aatattaataatttccagGCTTCGGACGAGTCGGCAGAGAAAATGGCCAACGCATTAGAGACTTTAATCGATCGCAACGAATGCCCCGAATACATTGACCTGGAGACTTACATATCGCCTAATTTCATGGGCTTGTTTGTCGAAGATAAGCACTCAGAATGGTTGAAATCCCTAGccgtccaatattgcaaaaaactATCAAACCTGGGAATCACAGTCGAGCCCCACACGAAAGCTCCCTTGCATCTTTCCCTCGCATATCAATTTTCCAGCACACATTTCCAGCATTTGCGTTCAATGGTTGAAAAACTGGGATCAAATACCGCCGTCAACTGGGAACTGAGATTATACTCCAGGGATTCCCGATTGCGAAATATGCACGTGCACACAGTATTACACACGCACGTTCCTCGCCAGCATGATGAATTAGAATTGAGACCAGGAGACTATATTTATTTGCCAGAAGGTGCTTGTAATGCTTCAATCGATGGATGGGTTGAAGGTATATCGTGGTTGACTGGAACTTCCGGCTATTTGCCACTAAATCACACAAAAAGATCTGCTGATTCCGATGCCTGGACTTTACATGCCACTGTTGCGATTATTGACAATCGGATAGAGTTGGTTGAACAGGAGATGCCGAAAAGCAGGAGGCCGCCGATTTTATCGAGCACTGAGTCTTTGGACACTCCGGATGGAATTGCGCCTGATAATGAACCG ATGGAGGCTTCAGAACCACCATCAACTTTCTCCCGGCAAATTTTCATCTGTCGACATGGGGAACGCGTGGACTTTACATTCGGCGCCTGGATTCCCTACTGCTTCGAAACCAACGGTTCATACATTCGCAGAGACCTAAACATGCCGAAAGAGATACCTCAAAGAAACATCCAGGACTTCCAGAACGACTGTCCTCTGACAACCTTAGGAGAAATGCAGGCAAGTCTCGTCGGCGAAGCCATGAAATCTGCCAAAGTCAAAATCGACGTCGCCTTTGCTTCTCCATCTCTCCGCTGTATTCAAACtctctcgaaaattttgaaaggacTCGGTTCTGATGTTCCTATCAAAATCGAACCAGGCCTTATTGAATGGCTCGCTTGGTACCCGAACGGAACTCCCACCTGGATGTCTCCTGACGAATTGGTCAAGGCTGGTTTTAACATAGACACAAGCTACGTTCCTGTTGTGAAGAGAGAAAATCTTCCAGCGAAGGAAAATGCTGCCCAGTATTACGAGAGGAGTTTTGCTTTGATGAAGGACATCATCCAAAGTACGGTAGGGAATATTTTGATAGTCGCTCACGCTGCTTCTTTGGCAGCTTGCACTAGACAATTGGTTGGAGGAAGAGTGCCTCCAGCTGCGGAAGTTACAAGATTGGTGCAGAGAGTTCCATATCTGGCTTGTTTAACTGCTCGAGAAACTTTTGACGGTTGGCAGCTGCATCCACCACCTTTTCCTCCAGTTACTCATACCAGTAATAGTAGATTTGATTGGAAGATTTTAATGTAG